The sequence TATTTAAATTCTCGTCCGATGGCAAGGATAGCAAAGCCTCTAAATGAAATGGGGGCAAAGATAGATGGCGCAAATAACGCAAACAACGCTCCTCTTTGCATAAGAGGGACGAGATTTGAAAGGTTTAGTTTTGAGAGCAAGATCGCCTCAGCTCAGGTAAAAAGTGCGCTTTTGCTGGCGGCTCTTTACTCAAATGGCTGCAAATTTAGCGAGCCAGAGCTAAGCAGAGACCACACTGAGCGCATGCTTGCTGGCATGGGAGCTGATATAAAGCGTGACGGCTTAGAGATCACTCTGGAGCCTATGAAAGCCCCACTTGCGCCACTTGATATAGACGTGCCAAATGACCCAAGCTCAGCATTTTTCTTTGCGGTTGCAGCTTTAATTATCCCAAATTCGCATATTATTTTAAAAAATATCTTGCTAAATAAAACTCGCATCGAAGCTTACAAAGTTTTAGAAAAAATGGGCGCTGAGATAAAATTTCACAAAACCTCAAGTAAATATGAAGATATCGGCGATATTGAGGTTAGATACTCGCCAAATTTAAAAGGCGTAGAGGTTAGCGAAAATATCTCGTGGCTCATCGACGAAGCCCCAGCTTTAGCCATCGCATTTGCCTGCGCAAAGGGTCAAAGCAAGCTAACAAATGCAAAAGAGCTTCGCGTAAAAGAGAGCGACAGGATAGCTGTCACGATAAATGCGCTAAAGCAGTGCGGCATAGGTGCTAGCGAGCTCGAAGATGGCTTTATCATAATTGGCTCTGAGACTAAATTTGCCACGATAGATAGCCACGGAGATCACAGGATCGCCATGAGCTTTGCCATACTTGGGCTAAAATGTGGCATGCAGATAGAAAAGAGCGAATTTATCGCCACTTCGTTTCCAAATTTTGCTGAAATTTTAAAGAAAATGGGAGCTAAGGTTGAAGATCGAGCTTGCTAGTAGTTATGGTTTTTGCTTTGGCGTAAAAAGAGCGATAAAGATAGCTGAAAATGCTGGAGATGCCGCAACTATCGGTCCGCTCATCCATAACAATGAAGAGATAAATAGGCTTGAGAAAAACTACAATGTAAAGACGCTTGAGGGCATAGATGAGCTAAAAGATGAGAAAAAGGCGATCATTCGCACTCATGGCATCACTAAAAACGACCTTGCAGAGCTAAAAAAAACCGATATAAAAGTGATCGATGCAACTTGTCCGTTTGTGACAAAGCCACAACAAATTTGCGAAAAAATGAGCGAAGAGGGCTATGATGTAGTGATCTTTGGCGACATGCATCACCCAGAGGTAAAAGGAGTGAAGTCGTATGCCAAGGGCAATGTCTATGTCGTGCTTGAAGAGAGTGAGTTAGAGGGCATTAAATTTAAACAAAAGGTCGCGCTTGTTAGCCAAACTACTAGAAAAGTTGAGAAATTTATGCAGATCGCAAACTATCTCATGCTTCATGTAAAAGAGTTGCGCGTTTTTAACACGATCTGCAACGCGACATTTGAAAACCAAGAGGCTGCTAAAAATTTAGCAAAAAGAGCTGACGTGATGATAATAATCGGCGGAAAAAACAGCTCAAACACAAAACAACTCTACCTAATATCTAAAAATTTCTGCGAAGATAGCTATCTTATAGAAAGTGAAGAAGAGCTTGAAAGATCATGGTTTGAGGGCAAAAATTTGTGTGGTATAAGTGCGGGGGCTAGCACACCTGACTGGATCATACAAAAAGTCGTTGATAGAATCAAAAAAGTATAAAATTTATCCTAGCTAAAGCCACAATTAACTATAATAAGCCAATTTGCCTCTACTGGCATAATAAAATTTAAAGGATCAAGATGGCTGTGAACAAAAGTGTTCAATTAGGAAAAGCAAAAGACGAAGATATCGAAGATATTGATTTTGCTGCGATGTTAGAGGAGTCTTTTAAAAAGACTGAAGAAGATAGTGACGCAAAGATCGTCAGTATCAATGGTGATGAGGTTTTAATCGACGTTGGCAAGAAGTCAGAAGGCATTTTAAATGTTTCTGAAATCACTGACACAAACGGCAACCTGACGCATAAAGTTGGCGATACGATCAAAGTTGTAATAACTGGATCAAGAAATGGAAGACCTATAGTGTCGCACAAAAAAGCACTTAGAAAAGAGAAAGTTAAAGCTTTCATTGAAGCTTACGATCCTGAAAATTCTGGCGAAATCGACGTAAAAGTAGTTGGAAAAAATAAAGGTGGTTTTATCACTCAAGACGCAAATGGTGTAGAATTTTTCTTACCAAGAACGCACAGCGGATTTAAAAACGCTGAGGGCGTAGTTGGAAAATCATACAAAGTAAGAGTTATAAAAGTCGATAAAGAAGAGAACAGCATCGTTGTCTCAAGAAAGAAAATTTTAGATGACGACCGCAAAAAACGCAAAGAAGCCCTATCAAGCATAGTAGAAAACGATAGCGTTATAGAGGGCACAGTTAAAAAGATCACAACTTATGGTATGTTTGTTGATGTTGGCGGTGTAGACGGACTTGTGCACTACAGCGAGATAAGCTATAAAGGTCCAGTAAATCCTAGCTCTTTATACAAAGAAGGCGATAAAGTTTTAGTTAAAGTTATTAGCTATGACAATGAAAAACGCCATCTATCTCTATCTATCAAGGCAGCTACTCCAGATCCTTGGGAAGAGATCATAAGCGACGGTCTAGAAGTTGGCGACACTATAAAAGTAACAGTTAGCAACATCGAGCCTTATGGCGCATTTGTCGATCTTGGAAATGATATTGAAGGATTTTTACATATATCTGAAATTTCATGGGACAAAAATATCAAAAATCCAAAAGATCACATTAGCGAAGGTCAAGAGATCGATGTTGAGGTTATCGAAATAGACGCAAAAGGACACCGCTTAAGAGTGAGCCTTAAAAATTTACTTCCAAAGCCATTTGATGAATTTAAAGCTAAATTCAAAGAGGGCGACGTAGTAAAAGGTGTTGTGACAACTATCACAAATTTTGGTGCATTTGTTAGAGTAGGCTGCGTTGAGGGCTTGCTACACAACGAAGATGCATCTTGGGATAGAAATGACAAGTGCAAAGATATGTTTAAGGCTGGCGATGAGCTAGAAGTAAAGATCATCAAAATCGACAGCGCTGAGCAAAAAATTTCTCTAAGCCTAAAAGATCTAAAACAAAGCCCAGTTCAAGCATTTGCTAATAAATTTAGTGTAGGCGACATCGTAAAAGGAACGATCCGTGACATTAAAGACTTTGGCGTGTTTGTTGAGCTTGGCGATAATGTCGATGCGCTAATCCGCAAAGAAGATCTAGGTAGCGTAGATGCTAGCACGTTAAAGATCGGCGATGAGATCGAAGCTGCTATCGCATTTATCGATGAGAAGAAAAATAGAATTCGCCTAAGCATACGCCGTTTAGCAAAACAAAAAGAGCGTGAAGTGTTAAATGAGATCAACGACAACGATGATAAAGTAACACTTGGCGACATCATAAAAGAACAATTACGCTAGTATAAATGGGCAGACGCACGTTTTTATTAGTAGTTGTTCTGCTCTTTGTGATGTTAGGTTTGGTTGGAGTTTATCTTGTTAAATTTGCAAGCGTAAATTTCAGCCAAACTACTGAAAAAAATATTACAAGTGAGCAAAATATAACCAAAAACACAGCTGGCAGTGAAAACTGGATCAATGAGCTGGCAACTATTAAGAAAAAAGATTACGTATTGCCCGTAAATGAAATTTTTATAGAATACAACCGACCTAAGATAGAAAAGCCAAAGATCACAGCATATGAACTTATGATAGATAAAAATGACATCTACTCTATGTTTTGTTTGATGCAGACTTTGCGAAATAGCGAGGTTGATTTCACTGTAGTAAGAGATGGGGCTAAGAGCCAGATCTTTTTAAATACCCAAGACTCAAGGCTTTTGCAAAATATCATTTTGCAGCTAAGAGTTTACGATATCCACTCAAGTGTGAGAGAGGTAAAATTATGAAAACTATCATTGTTTGCGATGCGATACACCCAGTAGGTTTTGAACTTTTAAAAAAAGAACAAGATATAAATGTAATAGACGCAGTTAATACCCCAAAAGATGAGCTTTTAAAAATTTTAGGCGAGGCTGATGTAGCGATCACTAGAAGCTCGACTGAGGTGAATGAGGCGTTTTTAGAAGCTGGTAAGAAGCTAAAAGCTATCGTTAGAGCTGGTGTTGGCGTGGATAACGTTGATATAGATGGCTGTTCAAGAAGAGGCATCATCGCTATGAACGTCCCGACCGCAAATACTATCGCAGCAGTTGAGCTAACTATGGCGCACATGCTAGCAGCTGCAAGATCACTTGAATACGCTCACAACGATCTAAAACTAGATAGAATTTGGAAACGAGAGAAGTGGTATGGAGTTGAGCTTTTTAAGAAAAAGCTAGGCGTGATAGGTTTTGGTAACATCGGCTCAAGAGTAGCAGCTCGCGCAAAAGCTTTTGGCATGGATATCATCGCATACGATCCATATATCGATCCATCTAAAGTCATCGATATGGGTGGCACTTATACTAAAAATTTTGATGACATCTTGGCATGTGACTTCATTACGATCCACACTCCAAAGACTAAAGAGACCACCGATATGATCGGCGCTAAAGAGATAGCAAAGATGAAAGATGGCGTAAGGCTTATAAACTGCGCTAGAGGCGGTCTTTATAACGAAGAGGCACTTTATGAAGGGCTAAAAAGTGGCAAGATAGCATTTGCTGGTATTGACGTCTTTACAAAAGAGCCAGCGACAAGCCATCCGCTTCTTGATCTAAATAATGTAAGCGTCACGCCACACCTTGGGGCAAATACCCTTGAATCACAACGAAATATCGCAGTTGAGGCAGTCGAGCAAGCTATATTGGCAGCACGCGGTATAAGCTATCCAAACGCTTTAAATTTACCTATAAAAACAGAAGATCTACCGCCGTTTGTTGAGCCTTATATCGATCTTACAAGCAAGATGGCATTTCTTGCAGCTCAGATAAACAAAAGCGCGATCAAAGCTATCCGTATAGAGACTCACGGGCAGATTGGTGAATATGCAAATTCAATGCTAACTTTTGCAATCGTTGGCGCTTTAAAAGAGAGTCTTGGCGATGCGATAAACTACGTAAATGCTAAATTTTTATGCGACGAAAAAGGCATAACTACCGAAACTAGCACAGGTGGAGATAGTATCTTTAAAAACAAGATCACAGTTCGAATTACGACTGAAAATGGCATCGTAAGCGTTGGTGGCACGGTCTTTGGTGAAAATCAACAACGCATCGTAACCGTAAATGGCTTTAAGACTGACTTCAAGCCAAAAGGCAAGATGATCATCTTTAAAAACCACGACGTACCAGGCGTTATCGCTCAGATCAGTAAAATTTTAGCTGATGAGAAGATAAATATCGCAGACTTCCGTCTTGGTAGAGATGAGCACGGCATGGCGCTTGCGGTCATCTTGGTTGATGAACATATAAAAACAGAAACGCTAGAGAGATTAAACGCACTTGAAGCTTGTGTTTGGGCTCAATACGCAGTTATATAACAAATTACGAAAGGATAAAAAATGGCTTCATATTCAATGGGCGATCTAAAAAAGGGACTAAAGATCGAGATCGATGGCGTTCCTTATAAAATCGTAGAATATCAACACGTTAAACCGGGCAAGGGCGCAGCTTTTGTTCGTGCAAAGATCAAATCTTTTGTCGATGGAAAGGTTCTTGAAAAGACTTTTCACGCAGGCGATAAGTGCGAGCAGCCGCATCTTGAAGAAAAAGAGATGCAATACCTCTATGATGATGGTGAGTTTTGCCAGTTTATGGACACGACTACTTACGAGCAAGTTGCGATCAGCGACGAGGATGTGGGCGATGTTAAAAAATGGATGATCGATGGCATGATGGTTGAAATTTTATTTCACAACGGCAATGCTATCGGCGTTGAAGTGCCACAAGTAGTCGAGCTAAAGATAGTTGAAACTCCACCAAATTTCAAGGGTGACACACAAGGTGGCAAAAAGCCAGCTACTCTTGAGAGCGGCGCGGTAGTTCAGATACCATTTCACGTACTAGAAGGCGAGGTCATCCGCGTTGATACAGTTCGTGGCGAGTACATCGAGCGCGCAAATAAATAACCATACATCTGGCACGTTAAATTTATGAAAGAGAAATTTGACGAGCTTATCGCTCTGCTAAAGCCGCTATTTAAGGATAATGGTTTTAGCAAGAGCGCTTTAAATTTCTACAAAAATACCACAAATTTTATCTATGTTGTAAATTTTCAAAAAAGTAGTGGCAATAGCTCAGAGCGCACGAGATTTTATATAAATTGCGGCATTTACGCCCCTTTTATAGAGGCTACTCTTGGCAAAGAAGCGCTTAGCAAGCCAAAAGAGTATGAGTGCCATTACAGAGCCAGAATACATGAAATCACTCGCACATCTGCTTCACACTACGAGCTAGAGCCAGATAGTGACGTGGCTAAAATTTATGAAAATGTAGCAAACGATCTTGGCTTTGTTTTTAAATTTTTTGAGCAAAATAACTCTGAAGCAAATTTAATAGAGCTAATACTCGAACAAAACGGCCTTGCAGCGATAAATCAGCTCTACGAATATCTTTTGATAAAAGATAAATGTGAAATTTTGATCTCTCATGCCAAAAGGCTCTTCACAAAGCACGGCATTGAAGCAAGGTGGGGTAAATTTCAAAACCAGATAAACGAGCTGCTTAAAAAATATAAAAAAGATGAGATAAATTTTAAAGAGTAAATTTGGAGCAAAACGAGGCAGTTGCCTGCCCCGCTAGTTAGCATTAAGCCGACTTTTCTTTGAGATATTTGTTTATAAGAGTTGTGATCTCTTCGCCGTGTGGGAACCTTGACTCATCGTTTCCGATGCGATCCTTTTTAGAAAAGATAACGTTTCCATCAACCTCGACGATGAAATTTCCACCATCTCCTACAACCAACTCGACTCTTGCATCACTAAAGTTCGCTTTTATTTCATCTTCTACACGAGAAGCTACCGGACGATAGTTTCAAGAGTTGCAGTAAATAATTTTTACTTGCATGCTCTGTCCTTTCTTGTGAAATAAGCTTTGATTATATAAAATTTATCCTAACAAACAGATAACACAAGAAAGGACGATTTTATGAAAAAGGTAGCCGTAATCCTAGCTGATGGTTTTGAGGAGATCGAGGCGCTAACCTCCGTCGATGTTTTGCGTAGAGCTGGAGCTATAGCATCTATCGCTAGCTTGAAGGACGCGCAGATCAGAGGTGCTCACAATATAAATGTAAAAGCTGATGTCACACTTCGTGAGGTGGAGGAGCTAGGCTATGATGCGATCGTGCTTCCAGGAGGTCTGCCTGGTGCAGAAAATCTTGCAAATGACGCTAAGCTAAGGGAAATTTTGCAAGAATTTGATAAAAAAGGCAAGCTAATTTGTGCCATTTGTGCCGCTCCTATGGTGCTTGAGCGAGCACGTGTGCTTAAAGAGCATTTTGTTTGCTATCCTGGCTTTGAAGAAAATGTAAGAAGCGACAAAAGAGGCTACGTGAGCGATAAAAACGTGCTAAAAGATCAAAATATCATCACTGGCAAGGGGCCAGCTTTTTCTATGGAATTTGCGCTTTTTATAGTGAAAAATTTGCTTGGCGAAGAGGCCTATCTTAAAGTAAAAAATGATTTACTTTATAAATAGTTTATAAAAAAATTGTAATTTTTTATTTAATTATTCTACTTAAACTTAAGGATAAATTTTGTTTAGTGATAGATATTATAATGCCGTATTGTTGCGATTTATTGTATTTAAGGATATTTTTTAAAAATTTGTAATATTTTTCTTGATTTTTACATCTTTTTGACGGAAATAAGCTATTATTTCTCTAATCGATCAGATCGATAATTTTTTTAAGGAATAATCCTGTGAACATTTATGTAGGAAATTTGTCGTATAGAACGACAGAGGCAGAGTTGAAGGAAGCTTTTGCACAATTTGGTGAAGTAAGGCGCGCAAAAATCGTAAAAGATAGAGAAACAGACCGCTCAAAGGGCTTTGGCTTTGTTGAAATGGACGACGCGAACGAGGGCCAAAAGGCGATCGACGCACTAAATGAAAAAGAACTTGGCGGACGCACTTTAAGAGTAAATGAGGCTAGACCAAGGGATTAATGACTATTTGCCACCATCTGGTGGCATAGTCTCGCGCATAGCTCCGACACCAAGTGGCTATCTACACGCTGGCAACGCCTACAATTTCATCTTGACTTACCTTTTGACGCGCTCACTGAGCGGTGTTTTGCACTTAAGGATTGATGATTATGACCTTGGCAGATACCGGCGCGAATTTGTTCAAAATATCTTTGACGTTTTAGAATTTTTAGGGCTTTGCTATGACAAAGGTGCTAAAAGCATAGACGACTTTGAGCAAAATTTTAGCTTCAAAACAAGAGCCAAAAGATATGAAAACGCACTTAAAAAGCTAGATGAAATTTACATTTGTGAGTGCACAAGAGCCACAAAAGATGCCTATAAAAACGGCATTTACACTAAAATTTGCAAAGATAAAAAGCTAAAATTTATAAAAGATAAAACCGCTATTAGACTAAGCGTGGATGAAAATGATGAGCTTGGCAGGCAAGTGGCAGCGCAGATGGGCGATTTTGTCATTTACAAAAAGGATTTTACCCCAGCTTACAACTTCGCAAGCGTCATAGACGATGAGGATATGGGAGTAAATTTAGTGGTTAGAGGCGAGGACCTGCTGCCTTGCACGCTAGCTCAAAGATACCTTGCAAAAAGGCTAAATTTTAGCTTTTTAAATGCTAAATTTATCCACCACAAGCTACTTTTAGACGGAGCCAAAAAGCTTTCTAAAAGCTCCAAGTCGCCACCAATAGATCTAAGTCAAAGTCCTCAAATTTACTACAAAATGTTAGCAAATGATCTTGGACTAAATTTAAGCTCAGCAGATAAAATTTCAAACTTGCTTTATGAATTTATGCTTAAAAATATAGCTGAGAGGTTGATGAACTCTAAAAATTTGATATAAATTTAGATATGTAGTGCTGGTGTTATTGTTTGCACTATTTTGCAAATTTTAAAACTTTCATTCACTCGCAAGAATTGACTACTAAAATTTAGCTTCGCTTAGCGCTTAGCTCAAATTTTAAAGCCGAAATTACTCGTTCATAAATTTTTAAAATTTGCCTACACTTGCCTGACGATAAAACGCATGCAGTGCGTCAGCGCTATTGCATGCCACCTCTAACGTGCGAGAGGTTTGGGGGGATTTAAAAAGGGGGATAAGGGGACGGCTTTGCTTCGCAAGCTCGCAACTGCAAGCAGAGCGTAATTCAAGCCTCTTCCCCCTTAACAAGAAAAACAAACATTTAAATTTGATTAGATTGCTTTGCAAATTTTAAATTTTCACTCACTCGCAAGAATTGACTACTAAAATTTGGCTTTGCTTGCAGCTTAGCTCAAATTTTAGAGCCGAAATTACTCGCTTATGAAATTTTAAAATTTGCTGGAAATTTCTTAAAAATAAATCGCATGCAGTGCGCTAGCACTAAAGCATGCCCTTTCAACGTGCGAGGGGATTGGGGGATTTAAAAAGGGGGATAAGGGGACGGCCTCGTAATTCAAGTCCCCTTGTCTCCCTTTTGGATAAAAGAGTTTTTAAATTTAAGGTCTGTATTTTTAAAAGAGAAATTTGCTATTTTGTAAATTTTAAAATTTCATTCACTCGCAAGAATTGACTACTAAAATTTGGCTTCGCTTGCAGCTTAGCTCAAATTTTAGAGCCGAAATTACTCGCTCATGAAATTTTAAAATTTGCTGGAATTTCAATAAAATGTATGCATCGCAAAGCAAATTTTAAAATCTTACTCACTCGCCTTAGCAGACTACTAAATTTAAAGCCGTGATTTGCCGGCTCTAATTTTAAAATTTGTCAAACGCTAAATAGCGCAGTGTTACAGCATAATCGCGCGCTTTGCTCTTGCTATAGACTGAAAAATCTCTAAATTTTAAAGCTATCATTAAGCTATCATCAAGCGCCTTATTAGCCAAAATTTTGTAAAATCCGCTCATTAAAAAGGATAAAAAATGAGTGAAAATTCTGGCTTTACACACCTACATTTACACACCGAATACTCCCTACTAGACGGAGCAAACAAGATAGAAGAGCTAGCTCATACGCTCCATGACAGAGGCGACACGGCAGCAGCGATCACAGATCACGGCAACATGTTTGGCGCGATTGATTTTTACAAAAAGATGAAAAAAAATGGGATAAAACCGCTAATTGGCATTGAGGCATACGTGCATAACGGCGAACAGCTCGATGACAAGAGCACCAAACAGCGCTTTCACCTCATCCTAATCGCCAAAAACGAGACCGGCTATAAAAATCTGATGTATCTTAGCTCCATGAGCTATATCGAGGGCTTTTACTACTATCCTCGTATCAATAAAAAAATTTTAAAAGAGCATAGCGAGGGCCTAGTTTGCAGCTCTGCTTGCTTGCAGGGCGAGGTGAGCTGGCATCTAAATTTAAGCGACCGTAACGTCAAATTTGGCGCTAAAGGCTACGAGCGGGCAAAAGAGGTCGCGCTTGAATATAAAGAAATTTTTGGCGATGACTTTTACCTTGAGATCATGCGCCACGGCATCGGCGATCAAAGGCGCATAGATGATGACATTTTGCGTATCGCAAAAGAGACTGGCATCAAGGTCATCGCCACAAATGACACCCACTACACTTTTAAAGAAAGAGCCGCTGCACACGAGGTTTTCATGTGCATCGCGATGAACAAAACCTTAGACGATCCAAACCGCCTTCGCCACAGCGTCCATGAGTTTTTTGTTAAAAGCAAAGAGCAGATGAATGAGCTATTTTTAGATATCCCTGAAGTGATAGAAAATACCCAAGAGATCGTGGATAAGTGCAACCTTGAGATCAAGCTTGGCAACCCAACTCCGCCAAATTTTAAATTTACTCTTGAGTGCGCTAAGGAGAGAAATTTGACCCTCCCAGAGCCAGAAAACAGATATAGCTTCAAAAATGACGCTGTATTTTTTGAGCATGAGTGTAGAAAGGGTCTTGAAGAGAGGCTGAAATTTGTCCCTGAAAATTTACACGAAGAGTATAGAAAGCGCCTTGAGATAGAGATCGGCATCATCAATAAGATGAATTTCCCAGGATATATGATGATCGTTTGGGACTTCATCAACGAAGCCAAGCGCAGAGGCGTGCCAGTTGGCCCAGGACGTGGCTCCGCGGCTGGTAGCTTGGTCGCTTACTCGCTAAAGATCACCGACCTTGATCCTATCCCATACAACCTGCTTTTTGAGAGATTTCTAAACCCAGAGCGCGTTAGCATGCCAGATATCGACGTGGATTTTTGCCAGAGCAGACGCGGCGAGATCATCGACTACGTCACGCAAAAATACGGTAAATTTAACGTTGCTGGCGTTATTACATTTGGTAAATTGCTCGCAAAGGGTGTCATTAGAGATGTCGCTAGAGTCTGCGACATGCCTTATGCGGAGGCTGATGCGATGGCAAAGCTTATCCCTGATGAGCTTAACATCACGCTAAAAGACGCCTACGAGAAAGAGCCAAAGATAGCTGAGCTAATCAGTCAAAATCCAAAGGCGGCAAAAATTTGGAAATTTGCCCTTGATCTTGAGGGGCTAAACAGAAACGCAGGTCAGCACGCAGCGGGTGTCGTCATCTCAAACGAAGAGCTTTGGAATAAAACCCCGCTATTTCGCCAGCCAAACAGCCCAGAAGATCGCTTTGTGACGCAGTATAGCCTCAAATACCTTGAAGACGTTGATTTAATAAAATTTGACTTTCTTGGCCTTAAGACGCTAACGGTTATCGACAATGCGATCAAACTCGTTAAACAGCGCACTGGCAGAGACATCATCTGGGAGCAGGTCGATAAAAACGACTCTGGCGTTTATAAAATGATACAAAGTGGCCAAGCCATCGGCATCTTTCAGATAGAGGGCGAGGGCATGAGAAAGCTAGGAACTAGCCTGCGCCCAGACTGCTTTGAGGATATCGTCGCGATGCTAGCACTCTACCGACCAGGACCGATGGAGAGTGGTATGCTTGATGACTTCGTCAAAAGAAAACATGGCGAGGCGGAGATAACATACGCATTTAAGGAGCTTGAGCCGATCCTTGCGCCAACATACGGCGTCATCGTCTATCAAGAACAAGTCATGCAGATCGTGCAAGCCATAGGCGGCTTTAGTCTTGGTGGGGCGGACCTTGTGCGCCGTGCGATGGGTAAAAAGATCAAAGAGGAGATGGATAGGCTAAAGGGCGAGTTTGTAAAAGGCGCTGAGGCTAAGGGGCTAAATGGCCA is a genomic window of Campylobacter concisus containing:
- the dnaE gene encoding DNA polymerase III subunit alpha gives rise to the protein MSENSGFTHLHLHTEYSLLDGANKIEELAHTLHDRGDTAAAITDHGNMFGAIDFYKKMKKNGIKPLIGIEAYVHNGEQLDDKSTKQRFHLILIAKNETGYKNLMYLSSMSYIEGFYYYPRINKKILKEHSEGLVCSSACLQGEVSWHLNLSDRNVKFGAKGYERAKEVALEYKEIFGDDFYLEIMRHGIGDQRRIDDDILRIAKETGIKVIATNDTHYTFKERAAAHEVFMCIAMNKTLDDPNRLRHSVHEFFVKSKEQMNELFLDIPEVIENTQEIVDKCNLEIKLGNPTPPNFKFTLECAKERNLTLPEPENRYSFKNDAVFFEHECRKGLEERLKFVPENLHEEYRKRLEIEIGIINKMNFPGYMMIVWDFINEAKRRGVPVGPGRGSAAGSLVAYSLKITDLDPIPYNLLFERFLNPERVSMPDIDVDFCQSRRGEIIDYVTQKYGKFNVAGVITFGKLLAKGVIRDVARVCDMPYAEADAMAKLIPDELNITLKDAYEKEPKIAELISQNPKAAKIWKFALDLEGLNRNAGQHAAGVVISNEELWNKTPLFRQPNSPEDRFVTQYSLKYLEDVDLIKFDFLGLKTLTVIDNAIKLVKQRTGRDIIWEQVDKNDSGVYKMIQSGQAIGIFQIEGEGMRKLGTSLRPDCFEDIVAMLALYRPGPMESGMLDDFVKRKHGEAEITYAFKELEPILAPTYGVIVYQEQVMQIVQAIGGFSLGGADLVRRAMGKKIKEEMDRLKGEFVKGAEAKGLNGQKADDLFELIVKFAGYGFNKSHSAAYAYVTFQTAYLKAYYPAEFMAALLTSEESNVDKIVRYIDEIKRINIDTLPPSINKSTKEFSVVKNGDHDGIIFGLGAIKGVGGAAIENIIAERDAKGEFKSMDDFVSRIDPFKVNKKVFESLIKAGCFDEFGFSRKMLLQNVENIVEACKNAAQIRKNAAESLFGEDDSMNDVKINFVTIDDEFDIKQILKFEQESVGIYLSGHPLDDYKDEINKIKYTLSSEFETLPQSAEILVVGKIEDFSTRITKSGKKMGTINVLDFHGNIEIAVFERELGNIEDIVKDEAKRDLPYAFRINISRDDQFVRTNLNEVYSLEDAQNLDFKTRKLKQNSKFSKNEDASAPQKVREYAELEVLLSLSELSRQKLEQIYSLVFSKNAPNNQKRLILKIKNETTGEIFIYKTDFIVSDDVGEEIEKLAASA